The following coding sequences lie in one Natrinema sp. DC36 genomic window:
- the ade gene encoding adenine deaminase, whose amino-acid sequence MTERVDTLVRGTLVNVNTGNVEDRAVAIDDGIIVALEERPAERELHAKYVTPGLIDAHMHVESSMVTLPQYAEAVVPNGVTSVVHDPHEIANVVGAAGVRAVIQDAEQTPLKARFTVPSSVPASDLQDCGATLPAEMVTDLLEEPNVIALGEVMDVPGLVAGDEDVHAKIRAARERGLTVDGHMPQVTGDELHEAARYLDNDHESITLAEAREKADVGLRVYLREGSSSKNLAELLPLTEEIDTRRLSLCTDDREVTDIIDEGGVDFAIRKAIQEGADPVNAVQMATINTAESYDLPFGRVEPGAPADLVLLEDLDSWRVDDVLIDGELNPTEDGTVPSATNLPTDTVEFPSVSASDLAITARDSRSRTARVRVIDAVGGLQTDPMTAEVPVRERTLLPDPDEDLLSLAVIERHGGNGGIGRGFVHGLDIDRGAVGSTIAHDAHNCVVAGADHASMAAVANKLEELDGGVVAYDPLDDEFASLALPVAGLMSNESIETVYEQFETVETHAAEIGMAETGLMELSFLALEVIPTYRLTNNGLVDVTDGKYVDVTMS is encoded by the coding sequence GTGACCGAACGCGTTGACACCCTCGTCCGCGGGACGTTAGTCAACGTGAACACCGGAAACGTGGAGGATCGCGCCGTGGCGATCGACGACGGGATCATCGTCGCGCTGGAAGAGCGTCCCGCCGAACGTGAACTCCACGCGAAATACGTCACGCCCGGACTCATCGACGCTCACATGCACGTCGAATCGAGCATGGTGACGCTTCCACAGTACGCGGAAGCGGTCGTCCCGAACGGCGTGACAAGCGTCGTACACGATCCCCACGAAATAGCAAACGTGGTCGGCGCTGCGGGCGTCCGCGCCGTCATTCAAGACGCTGAACAGACGCCGTTGAAGGCTCGATTCACCGTTCCTTCCAGCGTCCCAGCGTCGGACCTCCAAGACTGCGGGGCGACACTCCCCGCCGAAATGGTAACTGATCTACTCGAGGAACCGAACGTCATCGCGCTCGGCGAAGTAATGGACGTTCCTGGATTGGTCGCGGGAGACGAGGACGTCCACGCGAAGATCCGAGCCGCACGGGAGCGCGGATTGACTGTCGACGGACACATGCCACAGGTCACGGGTGACGAACTACACGAGGCCGCACGGTATCTGGACAACGACCACGAGAGTATCACGCTCGCCGAGGCCCGCGAGAAAGCCGATGTCGGTCTCCGCGTCTACCTGCGCGAGGGATCGTCCAGCAAGAACCTCGCCGAACTCTTGCCGCTCACCGAGGAGATCGATACTCGGCGACTCTCGCTCTGTACAGACGACCGTGAAGTCACAGACATTATCGACGAAGGCGGCGTCGACTTCGCCATTCGGAAAGCGATCCAGGAAGGCGCAGACCCGGTTAACGCCGTACAGATGGCGACGATAAACACGGCGGAGAGTTACGACCTCCCGTTCGGAAGAGTGGAACCGGGTGCACCGGCAGATCTCGTGTTGCTCGAGGATCTGGACTCCTGGCGCGTCGACGACGTACTCATCGACGGTGAACTGAATCCGACGGAGGACGGGACTGTCCCTTCCGCGACCAATCTTCCGACGGACACGGTCGAGTTCCCCTCGGTCTCGGCGTCCGACCTCGCGATCACGGCTCGTGACAGCCGCAGTCGCACCGCTCGCGTCCGCGTCATTGACGCCGTCGGCGGCCTCCAGACCGATCCCATGACCGCCGAAGTCCCCGTACGGGAGCGCACGCTACTGCCGGATCCGGACGAAGATCTGCTCTCACTCGCTGTCATCGAGCGACACGGTGGGAACGGAGGGATCGGCCGCGGCTTCGTTCACGGGTTAGACATCGACCGCGGTGCTGTCGGGTCAACGATCGCTCACGACGCGCACAACTGCGTCGTCGCCGGCGCTGATCACGCCTCCATGGCAGCGGTCGCGAACAAACTCGAGGAGTTAGACGGCGGCGTCGTCGCGTACGATCCCCTCGACGACGAATTCGCTTCACTCGCGCTCCCGGTCGCCGGTCTGATGTCGAACGAGTCGATAGAAACTGTCTACGAGCAGTTCGAAACCGTAGAGACCCACGCCGCAGAGATCGGGATGGCAGAAACCGGACTGATGGAACTCTCTTTCCTCGCCCTCGAGGTGATTCCGACGTATCGGCTCACGAACAACGGCCTCGTAGACGTCACGGATGGCAAGTACGTGGACGTGACGATGTCGTAG
- a CDS encoding nucleobase:cation symporter-2 family protein, with protein MSERDGSIELAYGLEDKPPAIKALFLGVQHVAAMIVPATAVALIVGGAVGVGSADTAFLVQMVLVFSGLATLVQVFPIGPVGSRLPVVMGTSFAFVGAAIAIGSQYGLDAVFGAIVIAALVEVLIGWQFKRVKRFFPPLVSGLIVMIIGLYLIPVGMDYLAGGVGASDYGAYHNLGLGLLVIAVTVGLNLFTDGPLRILSILIGLMVGYVAAIAMGIVNFSPVAEASWFAVPVPGRFGFSFEPVAILTFTAIHITAAIESVGDISGITSAEGRTPTEDEVTGGLFVDGIGSSIGALFGAFPLTTFSQNVGLINFTGVMSRYVVGISGVVLLVLGFVPKISAVVTTIPSAVLGGAVLVMFGMVMSSGLRLIFLNERMNRRNMVIIATSIGAGLGVEVRPDALSALPDQATIFFGNAIIVTAIVAVLLNTLVPRETEANLQDAATTGDLDEGLGTDAVGSSED; from the coding sequence ATGTCAGAGAGGGACGGATCCATCGAACTGGCGTACGGATTAGAAGACAAACCACCGGCGATCAAGGCGCTCTTTCTCGGCGTCCAGCACGTAGCGGCCATGATCGTTCCGGCGACGGCGGTGGCACTCATCGTCGGAGGAGCCGTCGGTGTTGGCTCAGCTGACACGGCGTTCCTGGTTCAAATGGTGCTCGTGTTCTCGGGACTCGCGACGCTCGTGCAGGTGTTCCCCATCGGTCCTGTCGGATCCCGCTTACCCGTCGTGATGGGAACGAGCTTCGCGTTCGTCGGTGCGGCGATAGCCATCGGAAGCCAATACGGTCTCGACGCCGTTTTTGGCGCGATAGTGATCGCGGCACTAGTGGAGGTACTGATCGGGTGGCAGTTCAAACGGGTTAAGAGGTTCTTCCCGCCACTGGTATCCGGACTCATCGTTATGATCATCGGCCTCTACTTGATCCCGGTGGGGATGGACTACCTCGCGGGTGGCGTTGGCGCCTCGGACTACGGCGCGTACCACAACCTCGGTCTGGGCTTGCTCGTCATCGCCGTAACCGTCGGATTGAATCTCTTTACGGACGGCCCTTTACGGATACTCAGTATCCTCATCGGTCTCATGGTCGGATACGTGGCTGCGATCGCGATGGGTATCGTCAACTTCTCGCCCGTCGCGGAAGCAAGCTGGTTCGCCGTTCCCGTCCCGGGTCGGTTCGGGTTCTCCTTCGAACCGGTGGCCATCCTGACGTTCACTGCCATTCACATCACGGCAGCGATCGAATCCGTCGGGGACATCTCCGGCATCACATCCGCCGAAGGGCGAACTCCGACCGAAGACGAGGTAACGGGCGGACTCTTCGTTGACGGAATCGGCAGCTCGATCGGCGCACTGTTCGGCGCGTTCCCGCTAACAACGTTCTCTCAGAACGTTGGTCTCATCAACTTCACCGGCGTTATGAGTCGCTACGTCGTCGGTATCAGCGGTGTCGTCCTACTGGTTCTTGGTTTTGTTCCGAAAATTAGTGCCGTCGTGACGACAATTCCGAGTGCGGTACTCGGTGGTGCCGTGCTGGTCATGTTCGGAATGGTGATGTCGAGCGGTCTTCGCCTCATCTTCTTGAACGAACGGATGAACCGACGGAACATGGTCATCATCGCGACCTCGATCGGTGCCGGCCTTGGCGTCGAGGTCCGACCTGACGCGCTCAGCGCGTTACCGGATCAGGCGACGATTTTCTTCGGAAATGCGATCATTGTGACTGCCATCGTGGCGGTCCTGCTCAACACGCTGGTACCCCGCGAGACGGAAGCCAATCTCCAAGACGCAGCCACGACGGGTGATCTCGATGAAGGTCTGGGTACCGATGCAGTTGGGTCGTCCGAAGATTAA